A genome region from Patescibacteria group bacterium includes the following:
- a CDS encoding polysaccharide biosynthesis protein → MLSFLKRTTKTRLLFFLVADIFFIICSIFLAFLLRFDGEIPGQYFEGVLPGMIVLTLVFCLPIFYFLKLYSFSWSYVSTNELISLAKAITLSFLFLGASLFILRDQPIFQGFPRSTLIIGYFLIFIFCGGIRLAKRIYLELFKGKRVESKKERTLIVGAGDAGEQILRSILASKNSSYLPIGFVDDNSTKQGIIIHGIKVLGKINDIPRVIQEKQIEQMIVALPSAGSQTIKKAVESSRKSGLKNIKVIPSITEIINEEVSIRDLREIQVEDLLGREPVKLNVKAIENLIKNKNVLITGAAGSIGSELSKQVAKFKPSLLLLLDQDETGIFNISEELKSGFPYLKIISQIADIRDKAKIDGVFAMLQSGIVFHAAAYKHVPLMEKQPDEALKNNIFGTEIVASASLKHNIEKFVFISTDKAVNPSSVMGATKRAGEIICQTLNQKNSTKFISVRFGNVLDSRGSVIPIFREQIKKSGPVEVTHPDMKRYFMTISEACLLVMQAAGIGKGGEVFVLDMGEPIKILDLAKEMIRLYGFEPDKDIPIVFTGVRPGEKLFEEVLTAEEGTIATQHQKIFMAKLSPIDKRKIEENLEKLKEAVKKSGRKEIINILKELILSYKPNYN, encoded by the coding sequence ATGCTTTCATTTTTAAAAAGAACAACCAAAACTCGACTATTATTTTTTCTTGTTGCTGATATTTTCTTTATAATCTGCTCGATTTTTTTGGCTTTTCTTTTAAGGTTTGACGGAGAAATACCGGGTCAGTATTTTGAGGGAGTTTTACCGGGAATGATTGTTTTGACCTTGGTTTTTTGTTTGCCGATTTTTTATTTTTTGAAACTTTACTCTTTTTCCTGGAGTTATGTAAGTACTAATGAATTAATATCTTTGGCAAAAGCTATAACATTAAGCTTTTTATTTTTAGGAGCTTCTCTTTTTATTTTAAGAGACCAGCCAATTTTTCAAGGTTTTCCTCGTTCAACTCTAATAATTGGTTATTTTTTGATATTTATTTTCTGCGGCGGAATTCGTCTTGCTAAAAGAATTTATTTAGAGTTATTCAAGGGTAAGAGAGTAGAGAGCAAAAAAGAAAGAACTTTAATTGTAGGGGCTGGTGATGCCGGAGAACAAATTTTAAGGAGCATTTTAGCGTCAAAAAATAGTTCTTATTTACCGATTGGATTTGTGGATGATAATTCAACAAAACAAGGGATAATAATTCATGGAATAAAAGTTTTAGGAAAAATTAATGATATTCCAAGAGTTATTCAAGAAAAACAAATTGAACAAATGATTGTTGCTTTACCTTCAGCTGGATCTCAGACTATCAAGAAAGCAGTTGAATCAAGTAGAAAGTCAGGTCTTAAAAATATTAAAGTTATTCCTTCAATAACTGAAATAATCAATGAAGAGGTTTCAATAAGGGACCTTCGGGAAATTCAGGTTGAGGACCTGCTGGGTAGAGAACCTGTTAAATTGAATGTGAAAGCAATTGAAAACCTTATTAAAAACAAAAATGTTTTAATTACTGGAGCTGCTGGTTCAATCGGTTCTGAACTTTCAAAGCAGGTAGCTAAATTCAAACCCTCGCTACTTTTACTTTTAGATCAAGACGAAACAGGTATCTTCAATATATCAGAAGAGCTTAAGAGCGGGTTCCCTTACTTAAAAATTATTTCTCAAATAGCCGATATCAGAGACAAAGCAAAAATTGATGGGGTCTTTGCTATGCTCCAATCGGGAATTGTTTTTCATGCAGCTGCTTACAAACATGTTCCTTTAATGGAAAAACAGCCCGATGAAGCGCTAAAGAACAACATTTTTGGGACAGAAATTGTTGCCAGTGCATCATTAAAACATAACATAGAAAAATTTGTATTTATTTCTACCGACAAAGCAGTGAACCCAAGTTCGGTGATGGGAGCGACCAAAAGAGCAGGAGAAATAATTTGCCAAACTCTAAACCAGAAAAACTCCACTAAATTTATTTCTGTTCGTTTTGGCAATGTTTTAGATAGTAGGGGAAGTGTTATTCCTATTTTTAGAGAACAAATAAAAAAGAGTGGACCAGTTGAAGTTACTCATCCTGATATGAAAAGGTATTTTATGACTATTTCGGAGGCCTGTCTTTTGGTAATGCAGGCAGCTGGAATAGGAAAGGGAGGCGAAGTATTTGTTTTAGATATGGGAGAGCCAATTAAGATTTTGGATTTGGCAAAAGAAATGATTCGCCTTTACGGTTTTGAGCCAGACAAAGATATCCCCATCGTTTTTACAGGGGTCAGGCCAGGGGAAAAGCTTTTTGAAGAAGTTCTAACTGCGGAGGAAGGAACGATAGCTACTCAGCACCAAAAGATTTTTATGGCAAAACTTTCTCCAATAGATAAGAGAAAAATCGAAGAAAACTTAGAAAAATTAAAAGAGGCAGTAAAAAAATCTGGCCGAAAAGAGATAATAAATATTTTAAAAGAACTTATCCTTTCCTACAAGCCAAACTATAATTGA
- a CDS encoding sugar transferase, with product MIKRLFDIIFSFLGIIITAPLMGLLAVLIKTNSGTPVFFRGTRVGKHGKPFKIFKFRTMVPDAEKLGGPSTAEDDPRLTKIGKFLKKFQLDELPQLINVLKGEMSFVGPRPEVPFYVKMMSNEEKKIILSVRSGMTDLASLWNFHEGEILKGSPDPEKTYMEKIRPEKIRLQIEYVEKQSAWLDFKIIFKTILKIFQ from the coding sequence ATGATTAAGCGGTTATTTGATATTATATTTTCTTTTTTGGGAATAATAATAACAGCTCCGTTAATGGGATTGCTTGCTGTTTTAATAAAAACTAATTCAGGGACTCCTGTTTTTTTTCGGGGCACAAGAGTCGGAAAACACGGAAAACCATTTAAAATATTTAAATTTCGAACAATGGTTCCTGATGCTGAGAAGTTAGGGGGTCCTTCAACTGCAGAAGACGATCCTCGTTTAACCAAAATTGGCAAATTTCTTAAAAAATTTCAATTAGATGAACTGCCTCAATTGATCAATGTTTTAAAAGGAGAAATGAGCTTTGTTGGTCCCAGACCAGAAGTTCCATTTTATGTTAAAATGATGTCAAATGAAGAGAAAAAGATTATTTTGTCTGTTCGGTCTGGTATGACTGATTTGGCCTCTTTGTGGAATTTTCACGAAGGAGAAATTCTAAAAGGAAGCCCTGACCCGGAAAAAACCTATATGGAAAAAATAAGGCCGGAAAAAATTCGTCTACAAATAGAATATGTTGAAAAACAATCGGCTTGGCTTGATTTTAAAATAATTTTTAAAACAATACTGAAAATATTTCAATGA
- a CDS encoding glycosyltransferase family 2 protein, translating to MSNILVSVIIPCRNEEKFISKCLDSIIAQDFPKDKQEVLIIDGMSEDKTKEIIENYSKRFPYVKLLNNPTKFTPAGLNIGVKKSKGEVIIRMDAHAIYSRDYISKCLKYLEKYRVDNVGGIIKTIPKENKIIAKAIAFSLSHPFGAGASYFRIGSEKPRLVDTVFGGCYRKKVFDKIGFFNENLVRSQDMEFNLRLKRTGGKILLAPDIKSYYYPKATLWSFFVHNLKDGVWSVYLLRFVKMPLSLRHYIPLVFVLSLVVTGLLGIFLSIFFWIFLGITCLYIITAVYFSIKSAIVKREISYFFALPLVFTTRHIGYGLGSILGFIKLFKK from the coding sequence ATGAGTAACATCTTAGTCTCCGTTATTATTCCTTGCCGAAATGAAGAAAAATTCATAAGCAAATGTTTGGATTCTATAATTGCCCAGGATTTCCCAAAAGATAAACAGGAGGTTTTAATTATTGATGGAATGTCAGAAGATAAAACTAAAGAGATTATTGAAAATTATTCTAAACGTTTCCCTTATGTTAAACTTTTAAATAACCCAACTAAATTTACCCCTGCTGGTTTAAATATTGGGGTTAAAAAATCAAAGGGAGAAGTTATTATCAGAATGGATGCTCATGCTATTTATTCTAGAGATTATATTTCAAAATGCCTAAAATATTTAGAAAAGTATAGGGTAGATAATGTTGGTGGAATAATAAAAACCATTCCAAAAGAAAATAAAATTATAGCCAAAGCTATCGCTTTTTCCTTATCTCATCCATTTGGGGCCGGTGCGTCGTATTTTAGAATTGGGTCAGAAAAGCCGAGATTGGTAGATACAGTTTTTGGGGGATGTTATAGAAAAAAAGTTTTTGACAAAATAGGATTTTTTAATGAGAACTTAGTGAGATCTCAAGATATGGAGTTTAATTTGCGTCTAAAAAGAACAGGGGGTAAAATTCTTTTGGCCCCAGACATTAAAAGTTACTATTATCCAAAAGCTACACTTTGGAGTTTCTTTGTCCATAATTTAAAGGACGGAGTTTGGTCGGTTTATCTTTTAAGGTTTGTAAAAATGCCTTTGAGTTTAAGGCACTATATCCCTTTAGTTTTTGTTTTAAGTTTAGTGGTAACAGGATTGCTTGGGATCTTCCTTTCTATTTTCTTTTGGATTTTTCTAGGTATAACTTGTTTATATATCATAACTGCTGTTTATTTTTCTATTAAAAGTGCTATAGTGAAGAGAGAAATTAGCTATTTTTTTGCTTTGCCGTTAGTTTTTACTACTCGGCATATTGGATATGGTTTAGGTTCAATTTTAGGATTTATTAAATTATTCAAAAAATAG
- a CDS encoding glycosyltransferase family 2 protein encodes MLHITNKNQKHKEIKLAVVIPVYNEEKLIGKVLSTLPMFVDHIIVVDDCSKDKTVDIIRRFQQTDSRIILICHQKNQGVGGAISTGYQRALELRVDVTVVVNGDAQMDPKDMINLVKPVGLGEVDYCKGNRLFRGKSWDMIPHYRYLGNACLSLLTKIASGYWHITDSQSGYTAISLTALKTLDLKSIYKKYGAPNDLLIKLNIHNFKVRDVPIRPIYRQGEKSGIKLWKIIPTIPWLLIRGFFKRLWRKYVINDFHPLVFFYILAFLLLITSIPLSIRLVYIWIIQGFVPRTTTLAVMFLIITGLQFLFFAMWFDMEYNKNLK; translated from the coding sequence ATGTTGCATATAACCAATAAAAATCAAAAACATAAAGAAATAAAATTAGCAGTTGTGATTCCGGTTTACAATGAGGAAAAACTAATTGGTAAGGTTTTGTCTACTCTGCCCATGTTTGTTGACCATATTATTGTGGTTGATGATTGTAGTAAGGACAAAACGGTTGATATTATAAGAAGATTTCAACAAACTGATTCTCGGATAATTTTAATTTGTCATCAGAAAAATCAGGGAGTGGGAGGAGCTATCTCTACTGGCTATCAAAGAGCTCTTGAGTTGAGAGTTGATGTAACAGTGGTCGTGAACGGAGACGCCCAGATGGATCCAAAAGATATGATAAACTTGGTAAAGCCAGTGGGTTTAGGGGAGGTAGATTATTGTAAGGGCAACCGGTTATTCAGAGGAAAATCTTGGGATATGATTCCTCATTACAGATATCTTGGTAATGCCTGTTTATCTTTGTTGACTAAAATCGCTTCAGGCTATTGGCATATTACTGATTCTCAATCTGGCTATACAGCTATTTCTTTAACAGCTCTGAAAACACTTGACCTTAAGTCAATTTATAAGAAATACGGCGCGCCAAATGATTTGTTAATAAAACTAAATATCCATAACTTTAAAGTTAGAGATGTTCCTATCAGGCCTATTTATAGGCAAGGAGAGAAATCAGGCATTAAATTATGGAAAATTATACCAACTATTCCCTGGTTGTTAATTAGAGGATTTTTTAAAAGATTGTGGCGCAAATATGTAATTAATGATTTCCACCCTTTAGTTTTCTTTTATATTCTAGCTTTTTTACTTTTAATAACAAGTATTCCGCTTTCTATTCGGTTAGTATATATTTGGATTATTCAGGGTTTTGTACCAAGAACCACTACCTTAGCTGTAATGTTTTTAATAATTACCGGCCTCCAATTCTTATTTTTTGCGATGTGGTTTGATATGGAATATAATAAAAATTTGAAATAA
- a CDS encoding DegT/DnrJ/EryC1/StrS family aminotransferase, giving the protein MEYKVPFVGYKLQYQNLKEEINAAIQDVLQRGDLILRKDVEKFEKDLADFVGVKYAVGLNSGTDALFLSLKAAGIGKGDEVITVSHSFIASIAAIVQSGATPILVEVGEDFLMDMEKVEEAITSKTKAVIPVHLNGRVCDMEKLMALAQKHNLIVIEDAAQSLGATFNGKKAGSFGLTGCFSFYPAKVLGCFGDGGAVTTNDLEIAEKIRVLRDHGQKTKTEIICYGWNSRLDNLQAVILNVKFEYLLEWVKRRRKIAKIYSEGLSNIPGVKLPPSPDSDSKHFDVYQNYILKVEKRDELFEYLKEKGVETLIKDPIPNHWQKGLGLSHFKLPYAEKLAKEVISLPMYPELTEEQIKYTINSIRNFCRN; this is encoded by the coding sequence ATGGAATATAAAGTTCCCTTTGTGGGATATAAATTACAATATCAGAATCTAAAAGAAGAGATAAATGCAGCTATCCAAGACGTTCTCCAACGAGGGGATTTGATTTTGCGTAAAGATGTAGAAAAGTTTGAGAAAGATTTAGCTGATTTCGTTGGTGTAAAATACGCTGTTGGTTTAAACAGCGGAACAGATGCTTTGTTTTTATCTTTAAAAGCCGCCGGAATAGGGAAAGGGGACGAGGTTATTACTGTTTCCCATAGTTTTATTGCTTCTATTGCAGCAATAGTTCAATCTGGAGCCACTCCTATTTTAGTTGAAGTAGGGGAGGATTTTTTGATGGATATGGAAAAAGTGGAAGAGGCAATTACTTCTAAAACCAAAGCAGTAATCCCAGTTCATCTAAATGGCAGGGTTTGTGATATGGAAAAATTGATGGCTCTTGCTCAAAAACATAATTTAATTGTAATTGAGGATGCTGCCCAATCTTTAGGAGCAACCTTTAATGGAAAGAAAGCGGGCTCTTTTGGTCTAACTGGTTGCTTCAGTTTTTATCCAGCAAAAGTTCTGGGTTGTTTTGGAGACGGGGGAGCAGTAACCACTAATGATTTAGAAATTGCTGAGAAAATTCGGGTTTTAAGGGACCACGGTCAAAAGACAAAAACAGAAATAATTTGCTACGGATGGAATTCCAGGTTAGATAACTTGCAAGCAGTGATATTAAATGTTAAATTTGAATACCTACTGGAATGGGTAAAAAGAAGAAGAAAGATTGCTAAAATTTATAGTGAGGGATTATCAAATATTCCGGGAGTAAAACTTCCACCAAGCCCTGATTCAGATTCTAAACATTTCGACGTCTATCAGAATTATATTTTAAAGGTTGAAAAAAGAGATGAATTATTTGAATACTTAAAAGAAAAAGGAGTGGAAACTTTGATTAAAGACCCGATCCCCAATCATTGGCAAAAAGGTCTCGGTCTTTCTCATTTTAAGCTTCCCTATGCAGAAAAGCTCGCAAAAGAAGTCATTTCGCTTCCAATGTATCCGGAATTAACAGAAGAGCAAATTAAATATACAATAAATTCTATTAGAAATTTTTGCAGGAACTAA
- a CDS encoding SDR family oxidoreductase — protein sequence MEVLITGGAGFIGSHLVDRLIRDGHKVVVIDNLSTGKKENLNPEADFHNLDICDFNKIKPLFQGVDFVFHLAAIPRVPVSVEDPVGTAKSNILGSINVFKAAADAKVKRVIFASSSAIYGDQKTLPFREDMKPNPLSPYALQKLSGEQFADLFTKLYKIPIVSLRYFNVYGPRIDFDSDYGLVIGKFLNQKIQGKPLTIFGDGEQTRGFCYVDDVTDANIKAAQSEETKGGEVINISSEESHSINYLAKVIGGEVKYLPPRPGDPRHTKADITLAKNLLSWEPKISFKEGLKRTQNWFKDL from the coding sequence ATGGAAGTTTTAATAACCGGTGGAGCAGGATTTATAGGAAGCCATCTGGTAGATAGGCTAATAAGAGATGGTCACAAAGTAGTGGTGATTGATAATTTATCCACCGGGAAAAAAGAAAATTTGAATCCCGAGGCAGATTTCCATAATTTAGACATATGTGATTTTAATAAAATTAAACCTTTATTTCAGGGCGTGGATTTCGTTTTCCATTTAGCTGCTATCCCCAGAGTGCCTGTGTCGGTAGAAGATCCAGTTGGGACTGCAAAATCGAATATTTTAGGATCAATTAATGTTTTCAAAGCAGCCGCTGATGCTAAAGTAAAAAGAGTTATTTTTGCCTCTTCATCTGCCATTTACGGCGACCAGAAAACTCTCCCTTTTAGAGAAGATATGAAACCTAATCCGCTTAGTCCCTATGCGCTTCAGAAATTAAGTGGGGAACAATTTGCCGATTTATTTACTAAACTTTACAAAATCCCAATAGTTTCTTTGCGATATTTTAATGTATACGGGCCAAGAATTGATTTTGATTCCGATTACGGTTTAGTAATAGGAAAGTTTTTAAACCAAAAGATTCAAGGCAAACCCTTAACCATATTCGGGGATGGAGAACAAACTAGAGGATTCTGTTATGTTGATGATGTAACTGATGCGAATATTAAAGCAGCTCAAAGTGAGGAGACAAAAGGGGGAGAAGTGATTAATATTAGCAGCGAGGAATCTCACTCCATAAATTATTTGGCAAAAGTAATCGGCGGAGAAGTAAAATATTTACCCCCGAGACCGGGTGATCCGCGTCATACCAAAGCAGATATTACTTTAGCTAAAAATCTTTTGAGTTGGGAACCAAAGATTTCCTTTAAAGAAGGTTTAAAGAGGACTCAAAATTGGTTCAAGGATTTATGA
- a CDS encoding transketolase → MKEIAKKIRRKVIDLLYKHKACHLGSCMSCIEIIVALYFKVMKPEDKFILSKGHAAAALYTVLAEKGIIDWDELYEKYYEKGHEYWGLVHHTVPGVEFSTGSLGHGLPVACGMTLAMKRDKNKGKVYCLMSDGEMDCGTTWESALFAAHHKLDNLVVIVDRNWWQAFGKTEEVIKLEPLKDKWEAFGWVVSEADGHNFEDLLEAFEKIPPVERKPHIIICHTIKGKGISFAENKMEWHYYNLTQELYERAKKDLR, encoded by the coding sequence ATGAAAGAAATAGCCAAAAAAATTAGAAGGAAAGTAATAGATCTTCTTTATAAACACAAAGCTTGTCATTTGGGTTCCTGTATGTCTTGTATTGAAATTATAGTGGCTCTTTACTTTAAAGTAATGAAACCAGAAGATAAATTCATTTTGAGTAAGGGTCATGCTGCTGCTGCTTTATATACTGTTTTAGCCGAAAAAGGAATTATTGATTGGGATGAATTGTATGAAAAATATTATGAAAAAGGACATGAATACTGGGGGCTGGTTCATCATACAGTGCCAGGGGTAGAATTCAGCACAGGAAGTTTAGGACACGGGCTGCCTGTGGCTTGCGGGATGACTTTGGCAATGAAGCGGGATAAAAACAAAGGAAAGGTTTATTGCTTAATGTCAGATGGCGAGATGGATTGCGGAACCACTTGGGAAAGCGCTTTATTTGCGGCTCATCATAAATTGGATAATTTGGTGGTGATTGTAGATAGAAATTGGTGGCAAGCATTTGGTAAAACAGAAGAAGTAATAAAATTAGAGCCGTTAAAAGATAAATGGGAGGCGTTTGGCTGGGTGGTTTCTGAAGCAGACGGTCATAATTTCGAAGATTTATTAGAAGCTTTTGAAAAAATTCCGCCTGTAGAAAGAAAACCCCATATAATTATTTGCCATACTATTAAAGGCAAGGGGATTTCATTTGCTGAAAATAAAATGGAGTGGCATTATTATAATTTAACTCAAGAACTTTATGAAAGAGCTAAGAAAGATCTTCGTTGA
- a CDS encoding glycosyltransferase family 39 protein yields MNSISAVLFRIYNKKRLLLVSIFIASLLFSSIFLIFFKNIGPVGHHVPGTDYLGCYGPFADSILQEEGIYFGENQEICAPPGYPIILAVIFSLSRLLRIDKVLLIIIFNVFMIALAACFFFLIVESIFKKKIALLSSFLWITYPFNLWFTKNPHTEIPFILFLYAGIWFYILALKKRHFGFIFLTGAILGFAVLIRPSGFFLPILFGLMIFLLLKGSQRKTQFALAIFLLIGSILIIFPWEAQILSETGRLVFLDARGYSTLNNGLTFALRNTAGEGWPSVPGDVLTLMKQIKVAELNTASDMFNFFIEELTNNPVPVFKLLGLKIVRAWYATSQMWFEKRILAVQLFYLVPGLAGVIYAVKKYKDKIRSVIFLLSIVFCFWGVAFLAHSIMRYMIPAMGVVIIFLAISVNLVVTHLFKKIPVR; encoded by the coding sequence ATGAATTCAATTTCAGCTGTATTATTTAGAATTTATAATAAAAAAAGATTGTTATTGGTTTCTATTTTTATTGCTTCTCTTTTATTTTCATCAATTTTTTTGATTTTTTTCAAAAATATAGGACCAGTTGGGCATCATGTTCCCGGCACTGATTATCTTGGCTGTTATGGTCCTTTTGCTGACAGCATTCTTCAAGAAGAAGGTATTTACTTTGGTGAAAATCAGGAGATTTGTGCTCCGCCCGGCTACCCGATTATTTTAGCAGTGATTTTTAGCTTATCTCGGTTGCTGAGGATTGACAAGGTTTTATTGATTATTATATTCAATGTTTTTATGATAGCTCTTGCTGCTTGTTTTTTCTTTCTTATTGTAGAATCAATTTTTAAGAAAAAAATCGCCTTGTTATCTTCATTTTTGTGGATAACTTATCCTTTTAACCTATGGTTTACAAAGAATCCTCATACTGAAATTCCTTTTATTCTTTTTCTATATGCTGGAATCTGGTTCTATATCCTCGCCCTTAAAAAAAGACACTTCGGATTCATTTTCCTAACAGGAGCTATTTTGGGTTTCGCTGTTTTAATCCGGCCAAGCGGTTTTTTTCTACCTATTCTTTTTGGTTTAATGATTTTTCTTTTGTTAAAAGGAAGCCAAAGGAAAACACAGTTTGCCTTGGCTATATTTCTTTTAATTGGTAGTATATTAATTATTTTTCCCTGGGAAGCTCAGATTCTATCTGAAACTGGACGTCTGGTTTTTCTTGACGCAAGAGGATATAGTACCCTTAATAATGGTCTTACTTTTGCTTTAAGAAACACAGCGGGTGAGGGATGGCCATCTGTTCCGGGTGACGTTTTAACGTTAATGAAACAGATAAAGGTAGCGGAATTAAATACTGCTTCTGATATGTTTAACTTTTTTATAGAAGAATTAACAAACAATCCTGTTCCGGTCTTTAAACTATTAGGATTGAAAATAGTCAGGGCCTGGTATGCTACTTCTCAAATGTGGTTTGAAAAGAGGATATTAGCAGTTCAGCTTTTTTATCTTGTCCCTGGTCTTGCAGGGGTGATATATGCGGTTAAAAAATATAAAGATAAGATTAGAAGTGTAATTTTTCTTTTAAGTATAGTATTTTGCTTTTGGGGAGTAGCTTTTCTTGCTCATTCTATCATGCGGTATATGATACCGGCTATGGGAGTAGTAATTATTTTTTTAGCAATCTCAGTAAATCTTGTGGTAACCCATTTATTTAAAAAAATACCCGTGAGATGA
- a CDS encoding class I SAM-dependent methyltransferase, which yields MEPRKQKEIEYYDKKTKEQLRNFQEENQMLDFERFSPFMLESYKFLQGLSRDKCKNKKILDYGCGNGIHSIWLVEYGAEVVGIDLSKYSLQIAKERAKKEGIDNKTEFLMMDCENLDFSDNSFDIIFDGGTLSSLDFKKALPEISRVLRPGGFLIGIETLGHNPLTNLKRRINKITDKRTEWAAAHIFQTQDLRQAEKYFNRIETHFFHFVSWLAFPFLNLPGGKILLKLLEKIDHFLLFLFPFLRRYSFKIVFIFSEPRK from the coding sequence ATGGAACCGAGAAAACAAAAAGAAATTGAATATTATGACAAAAAAACAAAAGAGCAGTTAAGGAATTTTCAGGAAGAAAACCAAATGCTTGATTTTGAAAGATTTAGCCCTTTTATGTTAGAAAGCTATAAGTTTTTGCAAGGGCTTTCAAGGGACAAATGTAAAAATAAAAAAATTTTAGACTATGGCTGCGGGAATGGAATTCATTCTATTTGGCTGGTTGAATATGGGGCTGAAGTTGTTGGGATTGACCTTTCTAAATATTCGCTTCAAATTGCCAAAGAAAGAGCGAAGAAAGAGGGAATAGATAATAAAACCGAATTTTTAATGATGGACTGTGAAAATTTAGACTTTTCAGACAATTCATTTGATATAATTTTTGACGGCGGCACTCTTTCTTCTTTGGATTTTAAAAAAGCTCTTCCAGAAATATCAAGGGTTTTGAGACCGGGAGGGTTTTTAATTGGGATTGAAACCTTAGGGCATAATCCTTTAACTAATTTAAAGAGAAGAATTAATAAAATCACTGATAAACGGACAGAATGGGCTGCTGCCCATATTTTTCAAACTCAAGATTTAAGACAAGCTGAAAAATATTTTAATAGAATAGAAACACATTTTTTCCATTTTGTTTCCTGGCTTGCCTTTCCATTTTTAAATTTGCCCGGAGGTAAAATTTTACTAAAATTACTTGAGAAAATAGACCACTTTTTACTGTTTCTTTTTCCATTTTTGCGAAGATACTCCTTTAAAATAGTTTTTATTTTTTCCGAACCAAGAAAATAA
- a CDS encoding UDP-glucose/GDP-mannose dehydrogenase family protein, with translation MRNIGEKYKLGVCGVGMVGGALRSYFEKKGMNPFLYDEGKDIGSLEEVNQADIIFICVPTPFNKEKGFDLSSVEKACQNIKGEKIIVIKSTILPGTTEKLQEKYPQHKFLFNPEFLTETTAKQDMEHPDRQILGYTKKSRDIAEDILQILPPASFKKIIPATEAEMVKYFSNTWFSTKVVFANQIYKLCKKLGIDYEIVRECAAADKMVGPSHLDVHHKGYFGYGGKCIPKDIRALIQLANEQGLDFRLHKTVEEINNQLMKEQGIDDSAKPLNG, from the coding sequence ATGAGAAATATAGGAGAAAAATATAAACTTGGCGTGTGCGGTGTTGGAATGGTTGGTGGAGCTTTAAGGAGTTACTTTGAAAAAAAAGGAATGAACCCTTTTCTATATGACGAAGGTAAAGATATCGGCTCTCTTGAAGAAGTCAATCAGGCAGACATTATTTTCATTTGTGTTCCCACGCCTTTTAACAAAGAAAAAGGATTTGATTTGTCTTCTGTCGAAAAAGCCTGCCAGAATATTAAGGGAGAAAAGATTATAGTAATTAAATCAACAATTCTCCCGGGCACCACAGAAAAGCTTCAAGAAAAATACCCTCAGCATAAATTTTTATTTAATCCCGAGTTTTTAACTGAAACTACTGCCAAGCAGGACATGGAGCATCCAGATAGGCAGATTTTAGGTTATACTAAGAAGAGCCGCGACATAGCAGAAGATATTTTGCAAATTCTGCCGCCAGCTTCTTTTAAAAAAATAATACCGGCTACGGAGGCCGAAATGGTAAAATATTTCAGTAATACCTGGTTTTCAACCAAAGTAGTTTTTGCTAACCAAATCTATAAATTATGTAAAAAGCTTGGCATAGATTATGAGATAGTCAGAGAATGTGCCGCGGCTGATAAAATGGTAGGACCCAGCCACTTGGATGTTCACCATAAAGGATATTTTGGGTATGGGGGCAAGTGTATTCCAAAAGATATCAGAGCTTTAATTCAGCTTGCTAATGAACAGGGACTCGATTTTAGGCTTCACAAAACAGTTGAAGAGATTAACAATCAGTTGATGAAAGAACAGGGGATAGATGATTCGGCCAAGCCCTTAAATGGTTGA